In Amycolatopsis methanolica 239, a single genomic region encodes these proteins:
- a CDS encoding DUF4191 domain-containing protein: protein MAGKQDKEAAKQAKRERRAASKARRGQIWEAFKMQRREDKALLPWMLGAFLVVAGVFVVIGLLLGMLWVLLPLGIVLGVLAAVIIFGRRVQRTVFAKADGQPGAAGWALDNLRGRWKVTQTVAATTQLDAVHRVLGGPGVVLVGEGAPHRVRNLLSQEKKRVARLVGDTPIYEVVVGNEEGQVPLRRLSSHMMKLPRNLRPAQVDALEAKLAALGNRGGAAMPKGPMPQGAKMRSVQRVIKRR from the coding sequence ATGGCGGGAAAGCAGGACAAAGAGGCTGCCAAGCAGGCCAAGCGGGAACGACGCGCCGCGAGCAAAGCCCGGCGCGGTCAGATCTGGGAAGCGTTCAAGATGCAGCGCCGGGAGGACAAGGCGCTCCTCCCCTGGATGCTCGGCGCGTTCCTGGTCGTGGCCGGTGTCTTCGTCGTGATCGGGCTGCTGCTCGGGATGCTGTGGGTCCTGTTGCCGCTGGGCATCGTCCTCGGCGTGCTCGCCGCGGTGATCATCTTCGGCCGCCGGGTGCAGCGCACGGTGTTCGCGAAGGCGGACGGCCAGCCCGGAGCCGCGGGCTGGGCGCTGGACAACCTGCGCGGCCGCTGGAAGGTCACCCAGACGGTGGCCGCGACCACGCAGCTCGACGCCGTCCACCGCGTGCTGGGTGGCCCGGGTGTCGTGCTGGTCGGTGAGGGCGCCCCGCACCGCGTGCGGAACCTGCTGTCGCAGGAGAAGAAGCGCGTGGCCCGCCTGGTCGGCGACACCCCGATCTACGAGGTCGTGGTCGGCAATGAGGAGGGCCAGGTCCCGCTGCGCCGCCTGTCGAGCCACATGATGAAGCTGCCGCGCAACCTCCGCCCGGCGCAGGTCGACGCGCTGGAGGCGAAGCTCGCCGCGCTCGGCAACCGTGGTGGCGCGGCCATGCCGAAGGGCCCGATGCCGCAGGGCGCGAAGATGCGCAGCGTGCAGCGCGTCATCAAGCGCCGCTGA
- a CDS encoding ATP-dependent DNA helicase UvrD2, with product MASAPVTKSPTGLLDGLDPEQRAAAAAPRGPVCVLAGAGTGKTRTITHRIAHLIASGHVSAGQVLAVTFTARAAGEMRTRLRALGVDGAQALTFHAAARRQLRYFWPRVVGDRMWDLLDGKLRLVAQAAQRTRVSTDTEILRDIASEIEWAKASLISPEDYPAQAARLQRDTPMQAAQVAEVYRKYEEVKNAARMLDFDDLLLHTTAALEDNADVAREFRDRYRCFVVDEYQDVTPLQQRLLDAWLGGRDDITVVGDANQTIYSFGGASPRPLLDFTRRFPEATVVRLERDYRSTPQVVELANKVIGAARGRPAGSRLKLIGQRPDGPEPRFAEFDDEPTEAGAVAGRVRQLLDAGVPASEIAILYRVNAQSEVYEQALTDLEIPYLVRGGERFFERREIRQAMVSLRTAAADPPAGDLVTAVRAVLARVGLTEQPPSGGAAKERWDALLALVELAEELAASVEGASMGRYVAELEQRAAAQHPPTVEGVTLASLHAAKGLEWDAVFLVGLAEGTMPIQRADGDEAAIEEERRLFYVGVTRAREQLWLSWSLSRHPGGRRHRRRSRFLYGLIPEEHPTARVPRRAATTRTKPSCRMCGEQLANTLEVKLGRCARCPSDLDEALLTRLKEWRAERARELKVPPFVVFTDATLVAIAEQRPDDQRGLVAISGIGPTKVQRFGDEVLSLLRDHA from the coding sequence GTGGCTAGCGCACCTGTGACCAAGTCCCCGACAGGCCTGTTGGACGGGCTGGACCCCGAGCAGCGTGCCGCCGCGGCAGCCCCGCGCGGGCCGGTCTGCGTCCTGGCCGGCGCGGGCACCGGCAAGACGCGCACCATCACCCACCGCATCGCGCACCTGATCGCGTCCGGGCACGTTTCCGCAGGTCAGGTGCTCGCGGTCACGTTCACCGCGCGCGCGGCGGGGGAGATGCGGACGCGGCTGCGCGCGTTGGGCGTCGACGGCGCCCAGGCGCTGACGTTCCACGCGGCCGCGCGGCGGCAGCTGCGGTACTTCTGGCCGCGCGTGGTGGGCGACCGGATGTGGGACCTGCTCGACGGCAAGCTGCGGCTGGTCGCCCAGGCGGCGCAGCGCACGCGGGTCAGCACCGACACGGAGATCCTGCGGGACATCGCGAGCGAGATCGAGTGGGCGAAGGCGTCGCTGATCAGCCCGGAGGACTACCCGGCGCAGGCCGCGCGGCTGCAGCGGGACACGCCGATGCAGGCCGCGCAGGTCGCCGAGGTGTACCGCAAGTACGAAGAGGTCAAGAACGCGGCGCGGATGCTCGACTTCGACGACCTCCTGCTGCACACGACGGCCGCGCTGGAGGACAACGCGGACGTCGCCCGCGAGTTCCGCGACCGGTACCGGTGCTTCGTCGTCGACGAGTACCAGGACGTCACCCCGCTGCAGCAGCGGTTGCTCGACGCGTGGCTCGGCGGGCGCGACGACATCACGGTGGTCGGCGACGCGAACCAGACCATCTATTCGTTCGGCGGGGCGTCGCCGCGGCCGCTGCTGGACTTCACGCGGCGGTTCCCGGAGGCGACGGTGGTGCGGCTGGAGCGGGACTACCGCTCCACGCCGCAGGTGGTCGAGCTGGCGAACAAGGTGATCGGCGCCGCGCGGGGGCGGCCGGCGGGGTCGCGGCTCAAGTTGATCGGGCAGCGCCCGGACGGCCCGGAGCCGCGGTTCGCGGAGTTCGACGACGAGCCGACGGAGGCGGGCGCGGTCGCCGGGCGGGTGCGGCAGCTGCTGGACGCGGGTGTGCCGGCCAGCGAGATCGCGATCCTGTACCGGGTCAACGCGCAGTCGGAGGTGTACGAGCAGGCGCTGACGGACCTGGAGATCCCGTACCTGGTGCGCGGCGGCGAGCGGTTCTTCGAACGGCGGGAGATCCGGCAGGCGATGGTCTCGCTGCGCACGGCCGCGGCGGATCCGCCTGCGGGTGACCTGGTGACGGCGGTCCGTGCGGTGCTGGCCCGGGTCGGTTTGACGGAGCAGCCGCCGTCGGGCGGGGCGGCGAAGGAGCGGTGGGACGCGCTGCTGGCGCTGGTGGAGCTGGCCGAGGAGCTGGCGGCGTCGGTGGAGGGCGCGTCGATGGGCCGGTACGTCGCGGAGCTGGAGCAGCGCGCGGCGGCGCAGCACCCGCCGACGGTCGAGGGGGTGACGCTGGCGTCGTTGCACGCGGCGAAGGGCCTGGAGTGGGACGCGGTGTTCCTGGTGGGACTCGCCGAGGGCACGATGCCGATCCAGCGCGCCGACGGCGACGAGGCGGCGATCGAGGAGGAGCGCAGGCTCTTTTACGTGGGGGTCACCCGGGCGCGGGAGCAGCTGTGGTTGTCGTGGTCGCTGTCGCGCCACCCCGGCGGGCGACGGCACCGCCGCCGCAGCCGGTTCCTGTACGGCCTGATCCCGGAGGAACACCCGACGGCGCGGGTGCCCCGCCGCGCGGCGACCACGAGGACGAAGCCGAGCTGCCGCATGTGCGGCGAACAGCTGGCGAACACGCTCGAGGTGAAGCTGGGACGCTGCGCCCGCTGCCCGAGCGACCTCGACGAGGCCTTGCTGACGCGGCTGAAGGAGTGGCGAGCCGAGCGAGCGCGCGAACTGAAGGTGCCGCCGTTCGTCGTCTTCACGGACGCCACGCTGGTCGCAATAGCCGAACAACGCCCCGACGACCAGCGCGGACTGGTCGCGATCTCCGGCATAGGCCCGACAAAGGTGCAACGCTTCGGCGACGAGGTCCTGTCCCTCCTCCGAGACCACGCCTGA